The DNA region CGGCGCACAGTTCAGCGAGGCGGGCGTACGACCCGTCAGCGCCGCCGCCAGCAGCGCCGCGTCCGGCTCGTGCTTCGCGTACGCCTGCGGGAAACCGCTGCGCTGGACCCGCTGCGCGGCGACCGTCAGCGGCAGCCGCGAGTAGCCGGGGACCTCGGCCAGATGCCGGTAGAACTCCCCGGCGGAGTAGACCGGGTCCAGGATCTGCTTCTCGGTGCCCCAGCCCTGCGAGGGGCGCTGCTGGAACAGCCCCAGCGAATCCCGGTCGCCGTGCTCGATGTTGCGCAGCCCGGACTCCTGCAGCGCGGTCGCCAGCGCGATCGTCACGGCGCGCTCCGGCATCCCGCGCGAGGTGCCGACCGCGGAGATCGTCGCGGCGTTGACGGCCTGCTCCGGGCTCATCCGGTACGTACGGCCCTCGCCGTCCGAACCGTCGGCGGACCGCACGGTGCATCCTTCGATGACCTCGCTGCCGGTTATGTACTGAACGGTCAGATAGCCGCCGAGCGCGGCGAGCACGACAAGGGCGGCCGAGATACGCAGGAGGCGGCTGCGGCCGGTGTGTCGGCGGGCGGGGGTGGCGGTCCGGGGCACGGGCCCACCGTACTGGAGTGCCCGGCCGGTGCCGAGGGCCCAGTCCCTTAGGGTCGGTCCCATGCCCGAAACCACACTTGACCTCACCCTGGACGGCCCGGCGCTCACCGCCCGGCTCGTCGACTTCCCGTCGGTCAGCGGTCAGGAGAAGGACCTCGCGGACGCGATCGAGTCGGCCCTGCGCACCCTCCCGCACCTGACCGTCGACCGGCACGGCAACAACGTCGTGGCCAGGACGAACCTGGGCCGGGCCGAGAGGGTGGTGCTCGCCGGGCACATCGACACCGTCCCGATCGCCGACAACGTGCCGTCCCGGCTCGACGACAACGGGGTGCTGTGGGGCTGCGGCACCTCGGACATGAAGTCGGGCGTCGCCGTCCAGCTGAGGATCGCCGCGACCGTGCCCGAGCCCAACCGCGACCTGACCTTCGTCTTCTACGACAACGAGGAGGTCGCCGCGCACCTCAACGGGCTCGGCCACATCGCCGACGCCCACCCCGACTGGCTGGCGGGCGACTTCGCGGTCCTGCTGGAGGGCTCCGACGCCGAGGTCGAGGGCGGCTGCCAGGGCACCCTGCGGGTCTTCCTCCGCACCGAGGGGGAGCGGGCCCACTCCGCGCGCGGCTGGATGGGGTCCAACGCCATCCACGCCGCCGCCCCGATCCTGGCCCGCCTCGCCGCGTACGAACCGCGCCGGCCGGTCATCGACGGCCTCGAATACCACGAGGGCCTGAACGCGGTACGGATCGAGGGGGGCGTCGCCAACAACGTCATCCCGGACGCCTGCACCGTCGTGGTCAACTTCCGGTACGCGCCCGACCGGACCGCCGAGGAGGCGCTGGCCCACGTCCACGAGGTCTTCGCGGACTGCGGTGTCGCCGAATTCGTCGTCGACGACCACTCGGGCGCGGCCATGCCCGGCCTCTCCCACCCGGCCGCCAAGGCGTTCATGGCGGCGGTGGGCGGCACCGCCCGGCCCAAGTTCGGCTGGACGGACGTCTCCCGCTTCGGCTCCCTCGGCGTGCCCGCGGTGAACTACGGACCGGGCGACCCGCTGTTCGCCCACAAGCGCGACGAGCACGTGGTGGTCGAGCGGATCACCCACTGCGAGGAGCGGCTCCGCTCCTGGCTCACCGCCTGACCCACGGCATTCCCCTGTCCGTAACCTCAATGGATCTACCCTGGCCTGACACGGATGACCGTTGATCTTCCGGGATCTTCCGGTCATCGATCGTCGTCGGAGGGAGCAGGTCATGGGCAACCCCGAGGGAGCGCACGTCCCGGAGGAGCAGCGGCTCGGACCGGTACTGCGCCGCAGGGAACAGGTGCAGCCCGGCACCACCGACCAGCGGTTGCTGGACACCGAGGGCGACTCCGAGTGGGTGCACACCGACCCCTGGCGGGTGATGCGCATCCAGTCGGAGTTCGTCGAGGGATTCGGGGCGCTGGCCGAACTGCCGAGCGCGATCAGCGTCTTCGGTTCGGCCCGCACCCCGGCCGGCGGACCCGACTACGAGGCGGGCGTACGGATCGGCAAGGCCCTGGTCGAGGCCGGCTTCGCGGTGATCACCGGGGGCGGGCCGGGGGCCATGGAGGCGGCGAACAAGGGGGCGCGGGAGGCGAAGGGCGTCTCGGTCGGTCTCGGTATCGAGCTGCCCTTCGAGTCCGGCCTCAACCCGCACGTCGACATCGGCGTCAACTTCCGCTACTTCTTCGTCCGCAAGACGATGTTCGTGAAGTACGCGCAGGGCTTCGTCGTACTGCCCGGCGGCCTCGGCACCCTGGACGAACTCTTCGAGGCCCTCACCCTCGTCCAGACGGGCAAGGTCACCCGCTTCCCGATCGTGCTGTTCGGCACCGCGTACTGGAGCGGTCTCGTGGACTGGCTGCGGGACACGGTGGTGGCGCAGGGCAAGGCGTCCGAGCACGACCTGCTGCTCTTCCACGTCACGGACGACGTGGACGAGGCGGTCGACCTCGTGACGAAGGAGGTCGGCCGTTAGAGCCCCTTCGGGGAGCGGGGTCGAGCGGGGGTTCCGCCCGGTCCCGCTCCGCCCCGGCTACGCCAACCCGCGCCGCGCGACCGCGGGCTCCCGGTGGCCCGTGATGGACGCCACCATGTCCAGCACCTGCCGGGTCTCCGCCACCTCGTGCACCCGGTACACCTGAGCCCCCAGCCACGCCGACACGGCCGTGGTCGCCAGCGTCCCGATCACCCGCTCCTTCAACGGGCGGTCGAGCGTCTCGCCGACGAAGTCCTTGTTGGACAGCGAGACGAGCACCGGCCAGCCGGTCTCCGTCATCTCGCCGAGCCGGCGCGTCGCCTCCAGGGAGTGCCGGGTGTTCTTCCCGAAGTCATGACCGGGATCGATCATGATCCCGTCGGGCCGCACCCCGAGCCCGACCGCGCGCTCGGCCAGCCCCACCGTCACCCGCAGGATGTCCGCCATCACGTCCTCGTACGCGATCCGGTGCGGCCGGGTACGCGGCTCGGCGCCGCCCGCGTGCGTGCACACCAGACCGGCGCCGTACCGCGCGGCGACCTCCGCGAGCTTCGGGTCGACGCCGCCCCACGCGTCGTTCAGCACATCCGCGCCGGCCTCGCAGACCGCCTCGCCGACGTCGTGGCGCCAGGTGTCGACGCTGATCACCACGTCCCGGTGGCGGCGGCGGACCTCCGCGACGAACCCCACCGTGCGACGCGCCTCCTCCTCGGCGGTCACCTCCTCGCCGGGTCCCGCCTTCACGCCCCCGATGTCGACGATCGCCGCACCGTCCGCGATCGCCTGTTCGACCCGGGCGAGCGCCGGTTCGTCCCGGAAGGTCGCACCCTGGTCGTAGAAGGAGTCGGGGGTACGGTTCACGATCGCCATGATCACCGGCTCGTGCGCACCGAATTCGCGCCGCCCCAGCCTGAGCGCACCGCTTCGCATACCGCGTTTCTCCTCTGGTAGATCGCCCCGTGAGTCGCCTGCGACCCTGGGGTCTGTCCGGCGGATCAGGGCCGGACAGACCCTGATCCGCCGGACAGACCCTAGTGCCTCGCCCGGCGGGCACCGGCTGTCGGTGGCGCATGGCACGATCGGACCCGGACAGGTTTCCGCTCCCGGGGAGATGCGCGTGTTCTGGTTCTTGCTGGTGACGATGGTCGTGGTCGTGGCCGCGGTCACCCTTGCGGTGGTCGGTGGGGGGGAGAGCGCCGTCCTGCAGGACGTGGCGCCCGAGCAGCTGACCGACCCGCTGCCCGCGACGAGACCGGTCGGCCGCGCGGATGTCGACGCGCTGCGGCTGCCGGTGGCCGTGCGCGGCTACCGCATGACGGATGTCGACGAGGCGCTCGACCGGCTCGGTGCCGAGCTCGCCGAGCGGGACGCGCGGATCGCGGAGCTGGAGTCGGCGCTGGCCGGTGCGCAGGCGACCGCGGTCGGCGGCCCCGGCCTCGTCGAGCCGCCGCAGGAACAGCCGCAGCAGGCGTGGGAGGCGCCCGAGGACCGCCCGAAGGCGCCGTGGGAGGCGCCCGGGGAGGAGCCGCGGGGGACCGGGCACCCCGGAGAGGAGCCCCGGCGATGAGCGGCGGCGCGGAAGCGGCCCCGGACGGCGGACTGCGCTGTCCCTGGGGGCTCTCCACCGAGGACTACCTCGCGTACCACGACACCGAATGGGGCCGGCCCGTCCACGGCGACGACGCCCTCTTCGAACGGCTCTGCCTGGAAGCCTTCCAGTCGGGCCTCTCCTGGCTGACGATCCTGCGCCGCCGCGAGGGCTTCCGCTCCGCCTTCGCCGGGTTCAAGATCCCCGCGGTGGCCGAGTTCACCGACGCCGACAAGGAGCGCCTCCTCGCCGACGCCGGCATCATCCGCAACCGCGCGAAGATCGAGGCGACCCTCGCCAACGCCAGGGTGCTGGCCGGCTGGGACGCCGGCGAGCTGGACGGACTGATCTGGTCCCACGCCCCCGACCCGGCGGGCCGCCCGGCCCCGCGCACCATCGGGGACGTTCTCGCGGTCACACCGGAGTCCACCGCGCTGGCCAAGGACCTCAAGAAGCGCGGCCTGCGCTTCGTCGGACCCACCACGGCCTACGCCCTGATGCAGGCATGCGGCCTGGTCGACGACCACCTGGCCGACTGCGTGGCGCGCGGCCCCGGGGCGTAGCCCAGGAGCTATCGGCCGAGGTACTTCGGCTTCTCCTTGTTCAGGAACGCCTGCACCGCGATCGTGTGGTCCTCCGACGCGCCCGCCCGGGTCTGGAGCTCGTCCTCCTTCTCCAGCGCCTCGCTCAGCGTGTGCCCGGCGCCGTACGCCAGGGACTCCTTCAGCGCCGCGTACGCCACCGTGGGGCCGGACGCCAGGGTGCGGGCCACGGCGGCGGCCTCGGCGGCCAGGTCGGCGGCGGGCACCAGCTTGTTCACGATGCCCAGCTCATGGGCGTCCTGCGCCGAGATCGAGCGCGGGAAGAGCAGCAG from Streptomyces sp. NBC_01591 includes:
- a CDS encoding TIGR00730 family Rossman fold protein, with product MGNPEGAHVPEEQRLGPVLRRREQVQPGTTDQRLLDTEGDSEWVHTDPWRVMRIQSEFVEGFGALAELPSAISVFGSARTPAGGPDYEAGVRIGKALVEAGFAVITGGGPGAMEAANKGAREAKGVSVGLGIELPFESGLNPHVDIGVNFRYFFVRKTMFVKYAQGFVVLPGGLGTLDELFEALTLVQTGKVTRFPIVLFGTAYWSGLVDWLRDTVVAQGKASEHDLLLFHVTDDVDEAVDLVTKEVGR
- the dapE gene encoding succinyl-diaminopimelate desuccinylase, whose product is MPETTLDLTLDGPALTARLVDFPSVSGQEKDLADAIESALRTLPHLTVDRHGNNVVARTNLGRAERVVLAGHIDTVPIADNVPSRLDDNGVLWGCGTSDMKSGVAVQLRIAATVPEPNRDLTFVFYDNEEVAAHLNGLGHIADAHPDWLAGDFAVLLEGSDAEVEGGCQGTLRVFLRTEGERAHSARGWMGSNAIHAAAPILARLAAYEPRRPVIDGLEYHEGLNAVRIEGGVANNVIPDACTVVVNFRYAPDRTAEEALAHVHEVFADCGVAEFVVDDHSGAAMPGLSHPAAKAFMAAVGGTARPKFGWTDVSRFGSLGVPAVNYGPGDPLFAHKRDEHVVVERITHCEERLRSWLTA
- the folP gene encoding dihydropteroate synthase; the encoded protein is MRSGALRLGRREFGAHEPVIMAIVNRTPDSFYDQGATFRDEPALARVEQAIADGAAIVDIGGVKAGPGEEVTAEEEARRTVGFVAEVRRRHRDVVISVDTWRHDVGEAVCEAGADVLNDAWGGVDPKLAEVAARYGAGLVCTHAGGAEPRTRPHRIAYEDVMADILRVTVGLAERAVGLGVRPDGIMIDPGHDFGKNTRHSLEATRRLGEMTETGWPVLVSLSNKDFVGETLDRPLKERVIGTLATTAVSAWLGAQVYRVHEVAETRQVLDMVASITGHREPAVARRGLA
- a CDS encoding DNA-3-methyladenine glycosylase I, which encodes MSGGAEAAPDGGLRCPWGLSTEDYLAYHDTEWGRPVHGDDALFERLCLEAFQSGLSWLTILRRREGFRSAFAGFKIPAVAEFTDADKERLLADAGIIRNRAKIEATLANARVLAGWDAGELDGLIWSHAPDPAGRPAPRTIGDVLAVTPESTALAKDLKKRGLRFVGPTTAYALMQACGLVDDHLADCVARGPGA
- a CDS encoding DivIVA domain-containing protein; protein product: MFWFLLVTMVVVVAAVTLAVVGGGESAVLQDVAPEQLTDPLPATRPVGRADVDALRLPVAVRGYRMTDVDEALDRLGAELAERDARIAELESALAGAQATAVGGPGLVEPPQEQPQQAWEAPEDRPKAPWEAPGEEPRGTGHPGEEPRR